In one Rhodothermales bacterium genomic region, the following are encoded:
- a CDS encoding GDP-mannose 4,6-dehydratase, giving the protein MRCLITGGAGFIGSHLADYLLAQGQYVHIIDNLSTGRLENVDHLLNHDRFESTIADILDYSELEKQISRCDHVYHLAAAVGVRLIMEQPVETIVTNVRGTENVLMLASQYRKKVLVASTSEVYGKLMETKSGIERLREDDDLTIGATNKRRWAYACSKTIDEFLALAYSDEKKLPVVVTRFFNTVGPRQTGRYGMVIPNFVQRALANEPIQVFGDGEQSRCFTYVGDAVRAIVQLMQTPSAEGQVYNIGGHEEITMNELARRVKRIAGSSSAIQHIPYEQTYGPGFEDMRRRTPDISKLSAAIGHTPTYTTDDILHEVVRHFRNAGKPTHAVPVKQPATKTLTPVAL; this is encoded by the coding sequence ATGAGATGTCTTATCACCGGAGGCGCCGGGTTCATCGGAAGTCACCTCGCCGACTATCTGCTTGCGCAGGGGCAGTATGTTCACATCATCGATAACCTGTCAACCGGCCGCCTCGAAAATGTAGATCATCTTCTTAACCACGACCGGTTCGAATCCACGATCGCCGACATTCTCGACTACAGCGAACTCGAAAAACAGATCTCCCGCTGCGACCACGTGTACCATCTGGCCGCGGCCGTGGGCGTCCGGCTCATTATGGAGCAGCCCGTCGAGACCATCGTAACGAACGTGCGAGGGACGGAGAATGTGCTGATGCTGGCGAGCCAGTACCGGAAGAAGGTGCTCGTGGCGTCTACTTCCGAGGTGTACGGCAAGTTGATGGAGACGAAGTCCGGCATCGAACGCCTGCGGGAAGACGACGACCTCACGATCGGCGCGACAAACAAGCGGCGCTGGGCGTACGCCTGCTCCAAGACGATCGACGAATTCCTCGCGCTCGCTTACAGCGATGAGAAGAAACTCCCGGTCGTGGTCACCCGATTCTTCAATACCGTCGGGCCCCGGCAGACGGGCCGTTACGGTATGGTGATCCCGAACTTCGTGCAGCGCGCCCTGGCCAACGAGCCCATTCAGGTATTTGGCGACGGGGAGCAGTCCCGCTGCTTCACGTACGTCGGCGACGCCGTCCGCGCGATCGTCCAGCTCATGCAGACGCCGTCTGCCGAAGGTCAGGTGTACAACATCGGCGGCCATGAAGAAATCACGATGAACGAACTCGCCCGCCGCGTGAAACGCATCGCGGGAAGCTCATCAGCGATTCAGCACATCCCGTACGAGCAGACGTACGGTCCGGGCTTCGAGGACATGCGCCGGCGCACGCCGGACATCTCCAAGCTTAGTGCCGCCATCGGGCATACGCCGACCTACACGACGGACGATATCCTGCACGAAGTCGTCCGCCATTTCCGGAACGCCGGCAAGCCCACGCATGCGGTTCCAGTGAAACAACCCGCAACGAAAACTTTGACGCCTGTAGCGCTGTAA